Genomic DNA from Vespula vulgaris chromosome 5, iyVesVulg1.1, whole genome shotgun sequence:
ATTACAAAagatatctaattttttattataacaaatgttAGATCTAGATACTTTAAACACAGATGATGCACATCTGTTGATTTTTCGTGATGACACTTTAACTGTGCAAAGTTTAGATGGAAATAGACTTGACTTAGATTCAATGAACCTGGATTCAACAATCTTACCTGTTGAAAATATTGAAGTGGAATGTGATCGTAGTTTGttagaagataataatatcatttctcAGGTATCACACAACTATTCTATGTTATTTCTGAATAGCCAATGAATATTTGAaagcattattaaaataatattctaactatatcattattattttccaggTTCATAATTTGGAAGTTATTGATCAGAATGGTGTACCATTTAATGGaaatacaatgaaaatattggaTGAACAAACTGAAATCGATACAAAGTACAATGTATTAAATagtcaatatattttaaatgataataatataaaaatattaaatactgGAACTTTAAAAGTCATTGATACAAATACAGTATTAGatgtaaacaatataaaattaatagatacTAATGCAGTAATAAATGGTAATGAGattaaaatgatagaaaagaatGGTTTAATTCAATATGATAATGGAAGTATGTCTAATTCTGAAACTGGGACTACGCAAGCTACCGTTTccataaagagaaaaagggatgaCAAAAACATGAATACATTAAATGCTACAAGTCTAAATAATTTAAGTTCCATTGAACCCAGAAAATCAAAGGCTAAACCAACTATTATAAAGAGATATCAAAATTCATACGAAGATTTGGACGAAGCTAACACAAGCCTACCCTTTATAAAATGGTTAGCATCGATTACAGAGAGAATAAATCAAACAATGCATTTTCAGTTTGATGGGAAACCTGACCCTTTGGTATTTCATGTAccacaaatatttttcgattgtTTACGGGAGAGAATATCTTGTGGTGGTAAGAAAAAACGTTTACCTAATTCAACAACAGCCTTCGTCAGAAAAGATGGAGTACCATTGGGCACCTTTACTAAATATACATGgcaaattacaaatatattacacGTGAAGAGTATTTTTGAAACGCCTCTTATACCTTTAGAAATCACACGAAGTTTTATACAAAATGCAGATGGAACATATGAATTGTATAAACGAAAGGAAACTGATATCGATCggtataaaaaaacaaataatagtGCATTGATCAAACCACTGGAATTGAAAACTTATCTGAAAGTTGGTAAGgactttttcgataaaaaatt
This window encodes:
- the LOC127064214 gene encoding uncharacterized protein C2orf42 isoform X1, with amino-acid sequence MSNEERLRKLLSDLGKATLRGVRKCPKCGTYNGSRGLCCKNKYCDAVFKEPGEKRKLSTEACKLITGSSAQVFSVRVRDKGPDYRGFVQLPLINATISNGITTLISQTTALCFVDACERNFDTSVLKCHEKDTSDLSVSCQHIQAALRCYAEAQPLTLRNSILSSLNVNNEIKQEIWLLATETSGPLVQRVSKNIMAVKCKASPKYPLGYLHFSFFMTKLKDRVEHRHFCSCAVFKGMARSIEDKLETMYLLQAKRCVHFYACICAFASDPKLSEEFSYYINLDHHDFSIPKPPVSILQNNEQDKIVGIDLDTLNTDDAHLLIFRDDTLTVQSLDGNRLDLDSMNLDSTILPVENIEVECDRSLLEDNNIISQVHNLEVIDQNGVPFNGNTMKILDEQTEIDTKYNVLNSQYILNDNNIKILNTGTLKVIDTNTVLDVNNIKLIDTNAVINGNEIKMIEKNGLIQYDNGSMSNSETGTTQATVSIKRKRDDKNMNTLNATSLNNLSSIEPRKSKAKPTIIKRYQNSYEDLDEANTSLPFIKWLASITERINQTMHFQFDGKPDPLVFHVPQIFFDCLRERISCGGKKKRLPNSTTAFVRKDGVPLGTFTKYTWQITNILHVKSIFETPLIPLEITRSFIQNADGTYELYKRKETDIDRYKKTNNSALIKPLELKTYLKVGNTSPNQIEPTPFLIEWIPDILPISKIGELRIRFEFGHVKNEPSQRWRKIALSKNY
- the LOC127064214 gene encoding uncharacterized protein C2orf42 isoform X2, with amino-acid sequence MSNEERLRKLLSDLGKATLRGVRKCPKCGTYNGSRGLCCKNKYCDAVFKEPGEKRKLSTEACKLITGSSAQVFSVRVRDKGPDYRGFVQLPLINATISNGITTLISQTTALCFVDACERNFDTSVLKCHEKDTSDLSVSCQHIQAALRCYAEAQPLTLRNSILSSLNVNNEIKQEIWLLATETSGPLVQRVSKNIMAVKCKASPKYPLGYLHFSFFMTKLKDRVEHRHFCSCAVFKGMARSIEDKLETMYLLQAKRCVHFYACICAFASDPKLSEEFSYYINLDHHDFSIPKPPVSILQNNEQDKIVGIDLDTLNTDDAHLLIFRDDTLTVQSLDGNRLDLDSMNLDSTILPVENIEVECDRSLLEDNNIISQVHNLEVIDQNGVPFNGNTMKILDEQTEIDTKYNVLNSQYILNDNNIKILNTGTLKVIDTNTVLDVNNIKLIDTNAVINGNEIKMIEKNGLIQYDNGSMSNSETGTTQATVSIKRKRDDKNMNTLNATSLNNLSSIEPRKSKAKPTIIKRYQNSYEDLDEANTSLPFIKWLASITERINQTMHFQFDGKPDPLVFHVPQIFFDCLRERISCGGKKKRLPNSTTAFVRKDGVPLGTFTKYTWQITNILHVKSIFETPLIPLEITRSFIQNADGTYELYKRKETDIDRYKKTNNSALIKPLELKTYLKVVFQIIFFR